In Silene latifolia isolate original U9 population chromosome X, ASM4854445v1, whole genome shotgun sequence, the following proteins share a genomic window:
- the LOC141619107 gene encoding uncharacterized protein LOC141619107, translating into MSRWTLMLSGFELKYVPLKAIKGRSVADFLVDNPIEETEVVDTWSFPDEYVVHKEDDEWDLYFDGASNYMGYGVRILLISLKGEHVTVSIKLDFNVKSNAVEYEACLLGLCSALDLGVKKLLAYGESSLLINQVVGSWKIKSSSLVLYQARIDELERYFDDVKYVHLPRDENQFADALSKLASLINIPSIWIVCQYVLKEDRHPVM; encoded by the coding sequence ATGTCAAGATGGACTCTCATGTTATCAGGATTCGAACTCAAATATGTTCCCttaaaagcaattaaaggaaggtCGGTAGCCGATTTCCTCGTCGACAATCCCATCGAAGAAACCGAGGTAGtcgatacttggtcatttcccgatgaATATGTGGTTCACAAAGAAGATGATGagtgggacctatactttgatggagcatcaaactacATGGGATACGGAGTCAGAATTCTCCTAATTTCTCTGAAAGGTGAACACGTGACAGTTTCAATCAAATTGGACTTCAACGTGAAAAGCAACGCTGtagaatatgaagcatgtctacTGGGCTTATGCAGTGCGCTCGATTTAGGTGTGAAAAAGCTTCTAGCGTACGGGGAGTCGTCTTTATTAATCAATCAAGTAGTCGGGTCATGGAAAATCAAAAGTAGTAGCTTGGTTCTGTACCAAGCAAGGATCGATGAATTAGAACGATACTTCGACGATGTCAAATATGTTCACCTCCCGAGAgatgaaaatcaatttgcagatgcgcTATCAAAACTGGCCTCATTGATCAATATTCCGAGCATATGGATAGTATGCCAATATGTGTTGAAAGAAGATCGTCACCCTGTTATGTAA